ACGTTTTCGTAGATGACCTCCTCGTAGATGCGCTTCTTCTTTGCGGTGAGGTTGATGTCCCCGCCCTGGAGGGCGTTGTGCATTTTCTTGGTGACACTGAAGAAGTCCGGCGAGCCCTGGATGACCCGCCAGCCCGTCTTGATGCCCATGCTTCCCATCAGAAGGGTGAGAGAGGACAGAAGCTCCGCCACGCCTCCCCCGTAATAGGTGGAGTTTATGTGCACCATGTGCAGGTCCCGCAGGCCCGCCGCCTTCTTCAGGATGCGCTCCACGGCCTCCGCGCCGATGTGCCGCTCGTAATCCTCGATGTGCACGATTCTGTGGTCCGTCACCATACCGGTCTCCTCCTTCATTGCTTCCCCTCCCCGCGCAGAAAGGCCGCGTCGTCCTCCGGCAGGGAGGGGTTGATGCCGATGCCGGAGCCTATCTCGAAACCGGCCGCCGTAAGAAGGCGCGGCCTGACCTGCACGTACCAGTGAAGCCGGGGCTCCCCGGCCCGGTAGCGCGCAGAGGTATTGACGACCATGTTGTAGTCCGGGTCCCCGAGCCTCCGGTGCAGGATGCCCAGCGCCCCCCGGAGGGCCGAGGCCAGGTCCCGGGCCTCCTCCTCGCTCATGTCTCCGAAATCGGCCCGGTGGATGCGGGGCATCACCCAGAGCTCGAAGGGGACCTCCGCGGCATAGGGCACGAAGACCAGGAAGGAGGCGTTCGCGAGGACGACGCGCAGGCCCGCCCTCTCCTCGAACTCCAGGATGTCGCAGAAGACGCACCGGCCCCATTCGTCGAAGTACCGCTCGGCCTCCTCCTCCCTCCACCGGACGTGGTGGGGGACCATCCCGGTGGCGATGAGCTGGGAGTGCGGATGCCTCAGGGAGGTTCCGGCCCGCTCGCCGTGGTTTCGAAAGACGATGACCATCATCGTCTTCTCCTCCTCCGTGAGGACCCGGTAACGGCTGAGGTAGGTCCGCACGATGCCGCCCGCCTCCTCCTCGCTCATCTGCCCCGGCTGGAGGTTATGCAGGGGCGTCTCCACGATGACCTCGTGGTGGCCGAAGCCCCCCATGGCCAGGTAGATGCCCTCCCGGCTTCTGGCCAGCTCTCCGGTGGGGGTCAGGGCGGGAAACTTGTTCGGCACCACCCGCGTGAGCCACCGCCCCCGGGCATCGCGCACCTCCTCGATGATGTCCGGCAGGCGTCCCTCGTTGCCGGGGCAGAAGGGACAGTCCGGGTCGTGCTCCGGCTCGCGGGTGCGGCCCTCCCGGGGGCGCATGAAATCCGTGGGCCGGCGCCTCCGCTCCGGGGCGAATATGACCCACTGGCGCGTCGCCTTGTTCTGGCGGACCTGGCTTTCCTTCATGTCTCACTCCTTTCGCCGCCCAGGGCCTCGAACCCGCTGATGACGTCCAGGAGCTCCGAGGTTATGGCGCTCTGCCGCATGCGCCGGAAAGAGCTCTGGAACTCCTCGAGCCGCTCCTCTATGTTGCGCTCCGCGGCCTGCATGGCCGAGAGGCGGCCTGCGCTCTCGGCGGCCATGGACTCCGCCTGCGCCCTGTACAGGGACACGAAAAGGTACTGCCGCACAAGGGCCGAAAACAGGGCCTGCCTCTCCATGGTGAAGGCCGGCACCTGGCGGGTGGGCCATCCCTTCTCCATGAGGTCCCGGTACCAGCTCTCATCGAGGGGAAGGAGCCGCATGGTGCGGGGCTCGTAGGCCGCCCCCGCCAGGGGCCTGTTATGAAACAAAAGCACCCGGCGCATCTCCCGCTCCCTCTGCCATTCATCCAGCCTCGTGAGGACGTGCTGGACAATCGACGTGATGCCCGGCAGGGAGGCCGGCACGGCCAGGAGCTCGTCGATGTCCACCCCCTCCTGCGCAAGAAGCTGCCCGGCCCGGGAGCCGATGACAAGCGTCATGAGGCCGCCGGCCCCGCCCCGCTCCATTGCTCCCAGGGCGTGCGTTACGATGTGGTCGTTAAAAGCGCCGCAGAGCCCCTGGTCCGAGCCGAAGACCACCGCGCAGGCGGCGCCCCCTTCCTCCTCGGCCCGGCGGGCCCGCCGGCCCAGGGCCGCGCGTCTTGCCCGAAACAGCGCCCTCAGGGCGAGCGCCACCGTGTGGTCGTACTGGCCGATGGAGGCAGCCGCCTGCTCGTAATGGCTGATGCTCACCGCGGCCAGGCTCTTCATGGTGCCCACGATGTCCAGAAGGTCCTGGGCGCTCTGGATGCGGCGCCCGAGCTCTTGCAGCGTCTGTGCCACAGGCTACCTCCTCTCCGTGATGCCGCGGACGGCTTCCTCGGAAACCTCCCGCAAGGCCTTCCTGTCGCGGTCCCCGAGCCTCTCGCCTGCCAGGACCCTCTCGGCCAGCGCGGGCAGCCTCTCCCAGAGGGCCGCGCGGATGCGCCGCTCGGCCTCGGCCACCATGTCCAGGGGCACCGCGTCCAGGACCCCCGCGTTTACGGCATGCAGGACCGCTATCTGCTCCGGCGCGGCCACGGGCTCGTACAGGGGCTGCTTCAGAACCTCGCGCACCCTGCGGCCCCTCTGAAGTCTCCGCTTCGTCTCCTCGTCCAGGCGCGTACTGAACCGGGCGAACTTCTCAAGCTCCACGAACTGGGAGTACGAGAGCCTGAGGTCCCCGGCCACCGCGCGGTAGGCCGCAAGCTGGGTCTTGCCTCCCACACGGGAGACGGACTTCCCCACGTCCACGGCGGGCATCGCGCCCTGGTGGAACAGGGCGGGGGAGACGTAAATCTGTCCGTCCGTTATGGAGATGAGGTTGGTGGGGATGTACGCCGAGACGTTCTGCGCCTCCGTCTCGATGATGGGAAGCGCGGTGAGAGAGCCGCCGCCCCTCTCTTCGCCGAGGTGGGTGGAGCGCTCCAGGAGGCGGGCGTGGATGAAGAATATGTCCCCGGGGTATGCCTCCCTGCCGGGGGGACGCCTGAGCAGGAGGGACAGCTCCCGGTACGCCCGGGCGTGCTGCGTGAGGTCGTCGAAGACGACCAGGGCGTCTTCGCCCCGCTCCATGAAGTACTCGCCCATGGCCATGGCCGCATAGGGGGCGATGAACCGCATCCCCGCAGGCTCCTCTCCGGAGGCCACCACCAGGACCGTCTGCTCGAGCGCCCCGCGCTTTTCCAGGTCGCTGGCGACACGGGCCACCGAGGAGTCGCGCTGCCCCACCGAGCAGTAGACGGAGCGCACCTCCGTGTCGCGCTGGTTGATGATGGCGTCCACGGCAATGGAGGTCTTTCCCGTCTGCCGGTCCCCCAGGATGAGCTCCCTCTGCCCTCTCCCTATGGGTATGAGGGCGTCGACCACCTTGAGGCCCGTCTGAAGGGGCACCGTCACCGGCAGGCGGTCCATGATGGGCGGGGCCTCCCGCTCCACCGGCCGGCGGCGGTGGGCGCCTATGGGGCCTTTGCCGTCCAGGGGCCGGCCGATGGCATCCACTACCCTGCCCAGAAGGGCGTCGCCCACCGGCACGTCCACGACGCGCCCCGTGCGGCGCACGTCCGAGCCGGCGGCAAGCTCCGGGCTCTCCCCCAGAAGGATGGCCCCCACGGAGCCCGGGTCGAGGTTGAAGGCTATCCCGTAGACCCCGCCCGGGAAGGCGAGAAGCTCCTCGGAGCGGGCCCCCTCAAGGCCCGCCACCCGGGCCACCCCTCGGCCGACGGAGACCACGGTGCCCCTCTCCCGTACCTCAACGGCCGCCCGCTTCCCCCTGAGGGCGTGCTCCAGGGGCTCGAAGGCCTCCTTGAGGACGGCCGCCAGCGTCTCCGGCGCATTCCCCGGGGACTCTTTCCCCTGCATCCGCGTCATGAGTCCCCTCCGCCCTCCCCCGTTTCTTCTTCTATCGCCTCCCGGGCGGCCCGCTCCAGGGAATCGAGGTA
The Nitrospirota bacterium genome window above contains:
- the galT gene encoding galactose-1-phosphate uridylyltransferase, producing MKESQVRQNKATRQWVIFAPERRRRPTDFMRPREGRTREPEHDPDCPFCPGNEGRLPDIIEEVRDARGRWLTRVVPNKFPALTPTGELARSREGIYLAMGGFGHHEVIVETPLHNLQPGQMSEEEAGGIVRTYLSRYRVLTEEEKTMMVIVFRNHGERAGTSLRHPHSQLIATGMVPHHVRWREEEAERYFDEWGRCVFCDILEFEERAGLRVVLANASFLVFVPYAAEVPFELWVMPRIHRADFGDMSEEEARDLASALRGALGILHRRLGDPDYNMVVNTSARYRAGEPRLHWYVQVRPRLLTAAGFEIGSGIGINPSLPEDDAAFLRGEGKQ
- a CDS encoding alternate F1F0 ATPase, F1 subunit alpha, giving the protein MTRMQGKESPGNAPETLAAVLKEAFEPLEHALRGKRAAVEVRERGTVVSVGRGVARVAGLEGARSEELLAFPGGVYGIAFNLDPGSVGAILLGESPELAAGSDVRRTGRVVDVPVGDALLGRVVDAIGRPLDGKGPIGAHRRRPVEREAPPIMDRLPVTVPLQTGLKVVDALIPIGRGQRELILGDRQTGKTSIAVDAIINQRDTEVRSVYCSVGQRDSSVARVASDLEKRGALEQTVLVVASGEEPAGMRFIAPYAAMAMGEYFMERGEDALVVFDDLTQHARAYRELSLLLRRPPGREAYPGDIFFIHARLLERSTHLGEERGGGSLTALPIIETEAQNVSAYIPTNLISITDGQIYVSPALFHQGAMPAVDVGKSVSRVGGKTQLAAYRAVAGDLRLSYSQFVELEKFARFSTRLDEETKRRLQRGRRVREVLKQPLYEPVAAPEQIAVLHAVNAGVLDAVPLDMVAEAERRIRAALWERLPALAERVLAGERLGDRDRKALREVSEEAVRGITERR
- a CDS encoding F0F1 ATP synthase subunit gamma — its product is MAQTLQELGRRIQSAQDLLDIVGTMKSLAAVSISHYEQAAASIGQYDHTVALALRALFRARRAALGRRARRAEEEGGAACAVVFGSDQGLCGAFNDHIVTHALGAMERGGAGGLMTLVIGSRAGQLLAQEGVDIDELLAVPASLPGITSIVQHVLTRLDEWQREREMRRVLLFHNRPLAGAAYEPRTMRLLPLDESWYRDLMEKGWPTRQVPAFTMERQALFSALVRQYLFVSLYRAQAESMAAESAGRLSAMQAAERNIEERLEEFQSSFRRMRQSAITSELLDVISGFEALGGERSET